The genomic window GACGCGCGGGACATAAGTTCCGGGATCGATATCGAATGCGTTGAGGAGGAAAACGAAATCCCGATCGACCCGCATGAACTCTGGGTCCTTTGGGTGAACGACGAAAAAACCCATCATGCCCATGGCCATCTGGACCATCTCGTCCCCGTGCGGGTGGTACATAAAGGTACCACTCTTCACGAGATCGAACTCGTAGACGAACGTTTTGCCAGCCGGGATACCGGGCTGGGTCAGCCCGGTCACACCGTCCATTCCGTTTGGCAAAATCATGCCATGCCAATGGATCGTGGTGTGTTCGGGCAGTTTGTTGGTCACGAAAATGCGGACGCGGTCGCCCTCGACGGCCTCGATTGTTGGACCAGGAGATTGACCATTGTAGCCCCAAAGATAGGCGGTCATCCCTTCGCCCATCTCGCGTTCCACCGGTTCGGCGACCAGGTGGAACTCCTTAACGCCGTTGTTCACCCTATGCGGCAGGGTCCAGCCATTGATTGTCACAACCGGCTGGTAGTCTGGCCCGCTCGTTGGGCGCACCGGCGCTTGCGTCGTCGCAGACTCCATGACGGGAGCCTCAGGCAGGGACATGGCCGATGTTTTCGACCATGCAGCTGATGAAACGAGAGCCGCACTGGCTCCAAGCATCTGTCTTCTATTAAACATTGGAGATCTCCATTAGTGTCCGCCGCCGCCCTCGGCCTCGGCGGCTTCACCGCCGCCAGCGCCGGCAGCCATCGCTGATCCACCGCCGTAGACGGTCGGAGCGAGATTAGCTTCCGCCAGCCAAAAAGCTCTTTTGGCATCGAGGGAAAGCATGATTGAGTTGATCTTGGCGCGCGTGTCCGCCAGCAATTCGAAAGTGCTCGTAATCATGCCGTTGTAGGTAAGAAGCGATTCCTCTTCGATTGTCGTACGCAACGGAAGAACGTTATTTCTGTAATGCCTAGCGATATCGTAGGATGATCGGTAGGCATCGTACGCCGCCCTTGCTTCGGAACGAACGTTCACCGCTTTTTCCGCTAGAAGGTTTGCCGCACGCATGTAATTGAGCTCGGCCTGACGTTTTCGCGCTTTGCCCGTGTCGAAGATCGGAATAACGAATTCGATTTCGGCTTGGCCGGACGTTGAGACCTCCTCTTCGCCATCCTCGATCTCGCGCTCCGTCTCGAACCCGGCCACGAGACCGAGATCCGTGACGTAGCGCGTCGCTTCCGTCAGACCGTATTGCTTTGCCATAGCCTCGAGTTCGATAGAGGCAACCTGCAAATCAGCGCGATGCCTCAGGGCATCAGCCTCGATTGTACTTTTCTCGGGCAGGGATCCAGGAAGATCTGGTAGGCGGTTTGGGACTTCGTATTCTAGATCATCACCCCAAAGACCCATCAGCCTGGAGAGACGTTCCTTGGCCTGCCTTGCCTCCATTCGTGCCTGCGCCGTTTGACCCGCGAGCTCGGCGTAAAAAACGTGCTCGCGTGCCTGTCCCGACTTTGACAAGGCGCCGCTGTCGCCAAGTCGGGCGGCGAGTTCTGACGCCGCGTCGGCCGCCGCTTTGGATTGATTGAGATAGCCAACCCGTTCCCAAGCGGCAGCAGCCTCGATCCACGCTCGCCTGGTCTCAGCCGCAAGGCTGAGTGTCGCGAGGGCGGCATTGAGCTGGGCTTCACGAAACTCCGTCTCGGCGAGATCAATGCGCCGTCCCCGCGTTATCAATGCGAAGATATTATTGACGATCATGCCTTCTACGGCGCGAAACGCTTCGAGTTCGGGGGTCCCTATTCCGAGGACGCCAATCGAGGCGACGGGATTCTCGAACATGGACTCTTGCCAGACCTCCGTCGCGGAGAGGCCGAGATCGGCATATGCGGCCTGTAGCCCCTTGTTGTTGAGAAGCGCGACCTGTACTGCCGTATCGGCGTTGATCGTCTTGTTATGGACCATGTCGCGCACTTGTCTTGCGACAGTTTCAGCTGTCTGTCTGTCTTGAATCCAAACAGATTGCTTTCCACTCGCGGCCTGTGTCGTGGCCTGCACGGACGAAAAGCCAGCAAAAGCGTTGCTA from Georhizobium profundi includes these protein-coding regions:
- a CDS encoding TolC family protein yields the protein MTRTVTNKVAILILPVFLGGCAATAKEGVYSNAFAGFSSVQATTQAASGKQSVWIQDRQTAETVARQVRDMVHNKTINADTAVQVALLNNKGLQAAYADLGLSATEVWQESMFENPVASIGVLGIGTPELEAFRAVEGMIVNNIFALITRGRRIDLAETEFREAQLNAALATLSLAAETRRAWIEAAAAWERVGYLNQSKAAADAASELAARLGDSGALSKSGQAREHVFYAELAGQTAQARMEARQAKERLSRLMGLWGDDLEYEVPNRLPDLPGSLPEKSTIEADALRHRADLQVASIELEAMAKQYGLTEATRYVTDLGLVAGFETEREIEDGEEEVSTSGQAEIEFVIPIFDTGKARKRQAELNYMRAANLLAEKAVNVRSEARAAYDAYRSSYDIARHYRNNVLPLRTTIEEESLLTYNGMITSTFELLADTRAKINSIMLSLDAKRAFWLAEANLAPTVYGGGSAMAAGAGGGEAAEAEGGGGH